A stretch of Eubalaena glacialis isolate mEubGla1 chromosome 10, mEubGla1.1.hap2.+ XY, whole genome shotgun sequence DNA encodes these proteins:
- the LOC133098964 gene encoding interferon-induced transmembrane protein 3-like has protein sequence MNRTSQPFFNGAHSGVFPSYGMLKEEHEVAVLGAPQSQAPVTTTVINIRSETSVPDHIVWSLFNTIFMNWCCLGFVAFAYSVKSRDRKMVGDVVGAQSYASTAKCLNIWALVLGIFLTIGLIVLLVFVYLKAYQMALQMKNNRGY, from the exons ATGAACCGCACATCCCAACCCTTCTTCAACGGTGCCCACAGCGGGGTCTTCCCAAGCTATGGGATGCTCAAGGAGGAGCACGAGGTGGCCGTGCTGGGGGCTCCCCAGAGCCAGGCCCCCGTGACCACCACGGTGATCAACATCCGCAGCGAGACCTCGGTGCCTGACCACATCGTGTGGTCCCTGTTCAACACGATCTTCATGAACTGGTGCTGCCTGGGCTTCGTGGCATTCGCCTACTCCGTGAAG TCTAGGGACCGGAAGATGGTGGGCGATGTCGTTGGGGCCCAGAGCTATGCCTCCACCGCCAAGTGCCTGAACATctgggccctggtcctgggcATCTTTCTGACTATTGGATTGATCGTTCTTCTGGTGTTCGTTTACCTGAAAGCctaccagatggctttacagatgaagaataaTAGAGGTTACTAG